The genomic region GTCTATTCGTGGTACTAATCTGGTTTTACAACAAATCGGTAAAGTAGCACCATCACAATCGGATATACAAAATGAGAAATATTATGATCCATGGCTATTGATTAATATGTTGAAGCAGGAAGTTATAGATTCACCCCGTTATAAAAATGCCGTGGATGGATTTTACCAAAATTATATTCAACCGGAAGATACAGAAGATGTTTATAGCAAAAGGTTGGAAATTATTGAGGCTTTCTTTGCAGAAGAACTACTCTATGTTAATAGTTGGGAAGAAGCTCGATCAAGACTATCAGCGACTACATTAATGAAGAATGCTAGAAAATGGGCAGAAACAAAGTTGATAACTGCTGATAATGCTAATAATCAAGAGGTTTTATCTGAAGATTTGTTCAATAAAAAGTTAGATGATTTGAAAAAAATCAGAGACTTATGTGAGAAATATCGATATGCAGAAACTGGCAAAGGAGAAAATTTATTGATTATAGAACCTCTACGAAATTTGGCAACTGACTTCTCGGATAAATTACCGAATGTTTTATGTATTGGTGCTAAAGGATCGGGAAAGACTTTTAATTATATACATCTATCACGGCTTAGGAATTGGGAAAGTTTTTTACATCGTGTAGATGGTAGTCAAAATCATGAAGAACCGAGAAACAAAACTTATATATTTCCTTTGCTTCAAAGTCAGTATGTTGAACCTGATGCTCAAAATATTATTGACGAGGCCAGGAAGGAAGTTCGATCAGCTTTGAAAACTACGTTAGAATTTAGCCACTCAAACTACACTGATGAAATTCAAAGGTCCCTAGAAGAAAACTGGAATGAATCAAAGTGGACAGAATTTTGGATTAGTAAGATTATTGCCAAGTCAATTGATATTAATTTGGATAGTGGTCATAATACTCTCATGGCAATAGACCGAGAATTAAAAGAAAGAAAATTAAATATTATATTTCTTTTCGATGGTTTGGAAAATATTTTTCCAGAAATTTATACCGATACTCAACAAAGGAAAGCTCTAAAAGCTTTAATTGATGACATACCCACAAAGATTTCAGAAATTAGAAAAGCAAATATAGGGGTCATTATATTCCTGCGCCGGGACTTTCTCAAGCATACTATTACTCAAAATTTAGCACAGTTTGAAAATCGCTATTCTTCCTATAATTTATCTTGGGATAGAGATTCATTTCTCCGTCTGGTCTATTGGATTTGTAGCGAATCTGGAGTCATAAATGCAGACAAAAACAGGATTTATGATTTAAGTACAGAAGATTTAAAGGGAGAATTACAAAAATTATGGGGACAGAAGTTAGGTTCTGATAAATCAAAGGAGGCCAATACAGCTTCCTGGATATTTGCTGCGTTAACTGATTTTAAGGGTAATCTGCAAGCTAGAGATATAATTCGCTTTTTATATTTTGCCACCGGTCGTACATTGGATACCTCAAAGGAAACCTCAAAAAAATGGTTTTCTACCCGATTGCTACCACCCCAAGCAATTCGTCAAGCACTTCGACCTTGTAGTCAGCAGAAAGTCGAAGAAGTGAAGGAAGAATATCCCCGGTTCAAAACCTGGGTAGACACAAAACTATCTTCATTAACAGAAAGGAAAATTCCTTTTGATGTGCAAGACTTAAAAGCTGACCAGGATACTATCAGAGTATTGGAAGAAATAGGTGTAATTTATGAAGATAAGGATAAGGATGAAATTGCCAGATTTTATATTCCAGAAATATTCCGCGAAGGTTTAGGTTTTTCAGGGACAACCGGACGCCCTCGCACTTTAGCTTTAAAGCAAAAAATCTTTGGTAAAGGTAACTAACCAATCTTTTACCCGACGGGTAGCATAACAATCATCCTCATTGTAAACCTGAATCATTTTTAAAAACTCCCGATCGCCTGTTTCTAACCATTGATCATACCAATAAATACATTTGGCACCATTTGCTTTGGGATCTCGCCATGTAAATCCTAACCAATTGGCGATCGCCTTGAGTGCATAACTTTCTATTGGCAAGGCCACGGTTTCAATTAATAGTTCATAAATATCCACAAACCGAGTGAGAATCATCCTAGTTATAGAATCAGGTGTGCCATAAAGTTTCCCCAATTTATTTACTGTTTCTACTTCATAATTACAAAAGTGATAAATAGGAGAGTGGGGATATTGGCAAACTAGATCCACAAATTGCTGCCAAATTAATTCCTCTTCTTCGGGTTTTGTGGCTAAAAATGAATAAAAGGTTTCTTGCTTATTTTCTATATCAACTACTAAAACCCCTAATAAATAATTCAAATTTAAATCCGGTTGAGCTTCAATATCAAAATACAGCTCAATGCCCACATTAGATATTAGATTTCCTCTTACCACTGTTTCGGGTAACATTAAAGCGGTTTGTCTTAATGCGGACTGGGCCTGTACTACTAACTTCCACGCTATCTTAGAATCAAACCCAGTTACATTTTCTAAACTACTAGGTTGGGTTTTTGCAAGCAAATCTAAACTATTAATAGCTTTACTTCGTAAATAATTATAACGAACTGGTGTCACTCCCGGTAATAGGGAAAGATGCTGCTGCTCTCGAGCAATACTATAACACTGGTTATACCAGTGACAAAGATTACATTTTTGCCTAGCTATAAATACTTCAGGTGCTTCTGGTGAACTCATTACTTGAACATAGTCCGCCAAAATATCTAACATTTGTGGTCTCCACTTATACAAATCCACCGCATAAGTTGTTTCCTTGCTGCGTAACACCAACCAACATTCTGCTAGCATTACCTCCTGTAAAGCTCCCGCAATTTCCGCGTGAAAAGCAGCTACCACTTGATATTCTTGTTTAGGACGTTTACCTAGTTGAATATCCACGGGTACATACAACCAATCTCCCAAACTAGATTTCCCTGGTTGTTTAACCAGTAGATCCGGACAACTGAGTAAGGTATACTTATCCTCGTAAGTTGCTAACAACACTCCTCGGTAAATCATATTAACCCCCTGCTGCATTAACTTAATAGTTGCTGCTGCTCCCATTTCCCAGTTCCGAGGGGGATAGTCAGGTTGATTGTAGGTCAAGTGTTCTAACACGTTTGACCTGTGTGTAATCTTGTCTTGCTGCATTTTTACCAACAGCTCATGGGGAGTATCACGTTGCTGATAATCGCCGTGAACATCTAAGAAAGATCTTCGTTTACACCGTTGATATTGAAGGAGAAGTTCAGCATTAATGATCATTAAATTAAAATTAGACTTAAATTAACTTTTTCCCTAACCTTTCCTAGAACCGTTTTAACGGGTACTTTTATGTTGCATCACCATCGCCAAAAGTTTCCAGCTCTCACAAACAAGATTTACTTCAATTATGGGGGACAAGGACCAATGCCTCAAAGCGCAATAGATGCTGTCACCCGCACCCAAGAATATATCCAGGAAATGGGACCTTTTGGAGCTGAGGTTTATAGCTGGATATCACCTCAAATGCAGTCTACCAGAGAAGCGATCGCCTCTATTTTAGGAGTAACAAAAGATACTATTACTCTCACGGGGAATGTCACGGTTGGGTGTAACATTAGTATGTGGGGAATCAATTGGCAAGTTGGGGACCACTTACTAATTTCCGACTGTGAGCACCCGGGAGTAATTGGGAGTGCTAGAGAAATTAGTCGGAGATTTGGGGTAGAGGTTTCCACCTGTCCTTTAATGGAGACTTTAAACATGGGAGACGCTGTAAGTGTTATTAGCGAAAATCTAAGACCTCGTACCAGATTGGTGGTTTTAAGTCATGTTTTATGGAATACTGGTCAGGTTTTACCTCTTGACAAAATAGTCAAGTTGTGTAAGGAACCCAGTAGGGGAAATAATTGCTTGTTGTTGGTGGATGGAGCCCAGTCTGTGGGAGTTCTCCCTTTAAATAATCTAACAAGTTTAACAGAACTGGGGGTAGATTTCTATGCTTTTACTGGACATAAATGGTTATGCGGTCCTGCGGGGGTAGGAGGTTTGTATGTCCATCCCCAAGCTAGGGAACAATTACATCCGACTTTTATTGGTTTAGATGGAGTGATTACCAATTCACAAGCACAACCCATAGGTTGGCAACCGGATGGTAGAAGATATGAAGTTTCCACCCTGTCAGCACCATTGTACATCGGTTTAAGACAGGCGATCGCCACACATAATGAATGGGGAACAGGAGAAGAAAGGTATGAACAAATTTGTCATAAAAGCGCCTATCTATGGCAAAAACTAACAGAATTACCTCACATCAAATGCTTAAAAGATTCCCCACCTGCAAGTGGTTTAGTTTCCTTTCAAATGACCAATAATCAGCCTAGTAGCAAATTAGTCCAATATCTGGAATCTTCCTTCCCAGGGGCAAAAATTCTGACCCGGACAATTGCTAACCCCAACTGCATTCGGGTAAGTATTCACTACCTGACCTTGGAATCAGAAATGGATGAACTAATAGTAGCCATCCAAAAATTTACACAAGCATAAACTAACCACTATGAAAAGACCAATTGTATATATAAGTATTACTAATCATGGATTTGGTCATGCTACTCGTAGTGCATCAATAGCAGCAACAATTCAAAAACTGTGTCCTGATGTACTCCTAATTCTTGCCACTAATGCACCCAGATGGTTGTTAGATTCCTATATTCCGGGAGACTTTATCTGGAGACAAGTAGCATTTGATGTGGGTGTAATTCAAGCTGACAGTTTAATAATGGATAAAACAGCCACCTTAGAAAAACTAAGGGAAATTAAAAAGCAGCAAAATTCACTGATTGCCAGGGAAGTGAATTTTCTGAGGCAAAATCGGGTTGATTTAATATTAGCAGATGTTCCCTTTCTAGCAGCGGGATTTGCTAAAGCGGCGAATATTCCCTGTTGGATGATTAGTAACTTTGGTTGGGACTTTATTTATGAAGACTGGGGGGGAGAATTCACGGAAATTGCTCACTGGATTAGAGATTGGTATCATGGGAGTGACTTATTGTGGCGATTGCCATTTCATGAACCAATGTCAGCTTTTCCCCAGGTGATAGATATAGGTTTAACTGGGGGGTCTCCCAAATTTAGTCCAGAAGAAATACGCAGCTATTGGGGAATAAACACCCCACCAGAAAAAACCATTTTATTAACATTTGGAGGTTTAGGTATACAAGCTATACCATATCACAACATTAGTAAATTTCCCGATTGGCAATTTATCACTGCTGACGCTAAAGCACCGGATCTACCCAACTTAATTAAAACGAGCAATAGCCAATATCGTCCTGTGGATTTCATGCCAATTTGTGGTAAGGTAGTGTCTAAACCGGGATATAGTACCTTTGCTGAATCCATACTTTCAGGAGTACCCATTGTCACCATACCTCGTGATGAATTTGCTGAAGGGGTCTTTTTATTAGAGGGAATTGAAAATTATCATCACCATCAAATTATTGCACCCCCAGAATTGTTTGGTGCACACTGGGATTTTCTGTATGAATCACCTCAACCACCGAAACAATCACAACCCATAGACAAGAATGGTAATGAGACCCTGGCCAAAGCAGTAGTCAATTATTTGCAAGAGAGCAGTCTATGACACATTATCAAAAGTTGCTAAGAATACCTACCACAGGTAAATCATTTCAGAATATCACAGCTAAGGTAGCATCCCTAGTGACTGAATCCGGGGTGAAAACTGGACTTTGTACCTTATTTTTGAGACACACCTCAGCAAGTCTAATTATTCAAGAAAATGCCGATCCTGATGTGTTGACAGATCTGGCAAATTTCATGTCGAAACTAGTCCCGGAAGGTAAATACTACATACATGATGCGGAAGGACCAGATGATATGCCAGGACACATAAGAACAGTCTTAACCCGTACTAGTGAAAGTATTCCCATTAACAATGGGAATTTAGTTTTGGGCACATGGCAAGCTATTTACATTTGGG from Cylindrospermopsis curvispora GIHE-G1 harbors:
- a CDS encoding MinD/ParA family ATP-binding protein codes for the protein MNRFLTWLDVRRRIRQETRRDRELINKGIVRVNCFSDAVEIGITGDKESAKSIVKQWFGDWYLEEESVIQLDMGDDKLPVEFAGPEEIEINPIEIRPFWEEIAYLPEIETLQRSGINLPEPYTQTKTNKTELLAFYSFKGGVGRTLNLVAYVLALLERSKELNQPINILVIDADLEAPGLTYWNGVKNPEVCFLDFLEVYHYSHLPIEQTLSLFAKKLKKNLSSHINEDRSKVYFLPACLNDQQLLDKPILPEHLVRGARGVWGYSNAINLLSQELDINYVFIDLRAGLSEISSPIIFDPRVERFIVTTISEQSIRGTNLVLQQIGKVAPSQSDIQNEKYYDPWLLINMLKQEVIDSPRYKNAVDGFYQNYIQPEDTEDVYSKRLEIIEAFFAEELLYVNSWEEARSRLSATTLMKNARKWAETKLITADNANNQEVLSEDLFNKKLDDLKKIRDLCEKYRYAETGKGENLLIIEPLRNLATDFSDKLPNVLCIGAKGSGKTFNYIHLSRLRNWESFLHRVDGSQNHEEPRNKTYIFPLLQSQYVEPDAQNIIDEARKEVRSALKTTLEFSHSNYTDEIQRSLEENWNESKWTEFWISKIIAKSIDINLDSGHNTLMAIDRELKERKLNIIFLFDGLENIFPEIYTDTQQRKALKALIDDIPTKISEIRKANIGVIIFLRRDFLKHTITQNLAQFENRYSSYNLSWDRDSFLRLVYWICSESGVINADKNRIYDLSTEDLKGELQKLWGQKLGSDKSKEANTASWIFAALTDFKGNLQARDIIRFLYFATGRTLDTSKETSKKWFSTRLLPPQAIRQALRPCSQQKVEEVKEEYPRFKTWVDTKLSSLTERKIPFDVQDLKADQDTIRVLEEIGVIYEDKDKDEIARFYIPEIFREGLGFSGTTGRPRTLALKQKIFGKGN
- a CDS encoding TM0106 family RecB-like putative nuclease, whose product is MIINAELLLQYQRCKRRSFLDVHGDYQQRDTPHELLVKMQQDKITHRSNVLEHLTYNQPDYPPRNWEMGAAATIKLMQQGVNMIYRGVLLATYEDKYTLLSCPDLLVKQPGKSSLGDWLYVPVDIQLGKRPKQEYQVVAAFHAEIAGALQEVMLAECWLVLRSKETTYAVDLYKWRPQMLDILADYVQVMSSPEAPEVFIARQKCNLCHWYNQCYSIAREQQHLSLLPGVTPVRYNYLRSKAINSLDLLAKTQPSSLENVTGFDSKIAWKLVVQAQSALRQTALMLPETVVRGNLISNVGIELYFDIEAQPDLNLNYLLGVLVVDIENKQETFYSFLATKPEEEELIWQQFVDLVCQYPHSPIYHFCNYEVETVNKLGKLYGTPDSITRMILTRFVDIYELLIETVALPIESYALKAIANWLGFTWRDPKANGAKCIYWYDQWLETGDREFLKMIQVYNEDDCYATRRVKDWLVTFTKDFLL
- a CDS encoding aminotransferase class V-fold PLP-dependent enzyme, with amino-acid sequence MLHHHRQKFPALTNKIYFNYGGQGPMPQSAIDAVTRTQEYIQEMGPFGAEVYSWISPQMQSTREAIASILGVTKDTITLTGNVTVGCNISMWGINWQVGDHLLISDCEHPGVIGSAREISRRFGVEVSTCPLMETLNMGDAVSVISENLRPRTRLVVLSHVLWNTGQVLPLDKIVKLCKEPSRGNNCLLLVDGAQSVGVLPLNNLTSLTELGVDFYAFTGHKWLCGPAGVGGLYVHPQAREQLHPTFIGLDGVITNSQAQPIGWQPDGRRYEVSTLSAPLYIGLRQAIATHNEWGTGEERYEQICHKSAYLWQKLTELPHIKCLKDSPPASGLVSFQMTNNQPSSKLVQYLESSFPGAKILTRTIANPNCIRVSIHYLTLESEMDELIVAIQKFTQA
- a CDS encoding glycosyl transferase, whose amino-acid sequence is MKRPIVYISITNHGFGHATRSASIAATIQKLCPDVLLILATNAPRWLLDSYIPGDFIWRQVAFDVGVIQADSLIMDKTATLEKLREIKKQQNSLIAREVNFLRQNRVDLILADVPFLAAGFAKAANIPCWMISNFGWDFIYEDWGGEFTEIAHWIRDWYHGSDLLWRLPFHEPMSAFPQVIDIGLTGGSPKFSPEEIRSYWGINTPPEKTILLTFGGLGIQAIPYHNISKFPDWQFITADAKAPDLPNLIKTSNSQYRPVDFMPICGKVVSKPGYSTFAESILSGVPIVTIPRDEFAEGVFLLEGIENYHHHQIIAPPELFGAHWDFLYESPQPPKQSQPIDKNGNETLAKAVVNYLQESSL
- a CDS encoding secondary thiamine-phosphate synthase enzyme YjbQ, whose product is MTHYQKLLRIPTTGKSFQNITAKVASLVTESGVKTGLCTLFLRHTSASLIIQENADPDVLTDLANFMSKLVPEGKYYIHDAEGPDDMPGHIRTVLTRTSESIPINNGNLVLGTWQAIYIWEHRQYNHTRELVVHISG